The Saccharothrix variisporea genome has a segment encoding these proteins:
- a CDS encoding MFS transporter — protein MFGSLRVRNYRLYASGQVVSLVGVWMQRVAQDWLVLELSNGSPVALGIAAALQFAPTLFLSLWAGVLADRMDKRRLLLVLETGLGLCALTLGLLDVLGVAELWHVYLLCFLLGAVAAVETPVRQSFVVEMVGRDQLTNAVALNSMTFNLARMIGPAIAGGLIIVVGTGWVFLLNAMTFVGVIGGLLLMRPAELHRGDPVPREKGQLREGLRYVRKRADLVILLFLVFFISTFGLNFYVTLAVLARNTFGGDADAYGLLSTLLAVGTLAGATLAAKRSARGKPRLRLLITGALAFGVLEIAVGLMPSLWLTGALLIPVGIAMMTFTTTANATVQLAVTPAMRGRVMGLYMLVFLGGNPLGGPVMGWLAEHFTARAPLVVGGVVSIVAALVGGFVLARRGGLTLPTYRLGLRRRSRG, from the coding sequence ATGTTCGGTTCGCTGCGCGTGCGCAACTACCGGCTCTACGCGTCCGGGCAGGTCGTGTCGCTGGTCGGCGTGTGGATGCAGCGCGTCGCCCAGGACTGGCTGGTCCTCGAGCTGTCCAACGGGTCCCCGGTGGCCCTGGGGATCGCGGCGGCCCTGCAGTTCGCCCCCACGCTGTTCCTGTCGCTGTGGGCGGGTGTGCTCGCGGACCGGATGGACAAGCGGCGGCTGCTGCTGGTCCTGGAGACCGGGCTCGGGCTGTGCGCCCTGACCCTGGGCCTGCTGGACGTCCTGGGTGTCGCCGAGTTGTGGCACGTCTACCTGCTGTGCTTCCTGCTCGGCGCGGTGGCGGCGGTGGAGACGCCCGTGCGGCAGTCGTTCGTGGTCGAGATGGTCGGGCGCGACCAGCTGACCAACGCGGTCGCGCTGAACTCGATGACGTTCAACCTGGCCCGCATGATCGGTCCGGCCATCGCGGGCGGGCTGATCATCGTCGTGGGCACCGGATGGGTGTTCCTGCTCAACGCCATGACGTTCGTGGGGGTCATCGGCGGTCTGCTGCTCATGCGCCCGGCCGAGCTGCACCGCGGCGACCCCGTGCCGCGCGAGAAGGGCCAGTTGCGCGAGGGGCTGCGGTACGTGCGCAAGCGCGCGGACCTGGTGATCCTGCTGTTCCTGGTGTTCTTCATCAGCACGTTCGGGCTGAACTTCTACGTGACGCTGGCGGTGCTGGCGCGCAACACGTTCGGGGGAGACGCCGACGCGTACGGCCTGCTCTCGACGCTGCTGGCGGTCGGGACCCTGGCGGGTGCCACTCTGGCGGCCAAGCGGAGTGCACGGGGTAAGCCCCGGCTGCGGCTGCTGATCACGGGCGCGCTGGCGTTCGGCGTGCTGGAGATCGCGGTGGGCCTGATGCCGTCGCTGTGGCTGACGGGTGCCCTGCTGATCCCGGTCGGCATCGCGATGATGACCTTCACGACCACGGCGAACGCGACCGTGCAGTTGGCCGTGACCCCGGCCATGCGGGGCCGGGTGATGGGCCTCTACATGCTGGTCTTCCTCGGCGGCAACCCCCTCGGCGGCCCGGTGATGGGCTGGCTGGCCGAGCACTTCACCGCCCGTGCGCCCCTGGTCGTCGGCGGGGTGGTGTCCATCGTGGCGGCCCTGGTGGGCGGGTTCGTCCTGGCGCGTCGGGGCGGCCTGACCCTGCCGACCTACCGGCTCGGCCTGCGGCGGCGCTCCCGCGGGTGA
- a CDS encoding MarR family winged helix-turn-helix transcriptional regulator produces the protein MAESDAERGLASRLRLAVVRLTRRLRAQRVNSAISLTQVSALSTLHKCGPLTPGELAAKEGVQPPSMTRVIAALEEFGFATRRPHPTDGRQAIVELTEAGLAYIDEEVSAREAWLDKRLAELTPEERAVLSRAAEIIDRMAGQ, from the coding sequence GTGGCGGAGAGCGACGCGGAACGGGGACTGGCGAGCCGGCTGCGGCTGGCCGTGGTCCGGCTGACCCGACGGCTCCGCGCGCAGCGGGTCAACTCCGCGATCTCGCTCACCCAGGTGTCCGCGCTGTCCACGCTGCACAAGTGCGGGCCGCTGACGCCGGGCGAGCTGGCCGCCAAGGAAGGCGTCCAGCCGCCGTCGATGACGCGGGTGATCGCGGCGCTGGAGGAGTTCGGCTTCGCCACGCGCCGCCCGCACCCCACGGACGGCCGGCAGGCCATCGTGGAGCTGACCGAGGCGGGGCTCGCCTACATAGACGAAGAGGTGTCCGCGCGCGAGGCGTGGCTGGACAAGCGGCTGGCGGAGCTGACACCGGAGGAACGGGCGGTGCTGTCGCGCGCCGCCGAGATAATCGACAGGATGGCGGGGCAGTAA
- a CDS encoding NCS2 family permease: MAAKTGGEVSRTGLDGFFKISERGSTVGREVRGGLVTFVTMAYIVVLNPLILGSFAADDPSAKKDVLGAILPVSQVAAVTALVAGVMTILFGLVANYPFALATGLGINSFVAVSLAPQMTWPEAMGLVVVNGLVVLLLVVTGVRTAVFNAVPPELKAAIAVGIGLFICFIGLVDAGFVRRIPDAAGTTVPVGLGIGGSIASWPTFVFVVGLVLTGILVARKVKGAILIGVLATTVVAIVVEAIAKAGPSKGTNPAGWNLGYPAVPDEVFGLPDLALLGDVSFGAWTRVPALTAALLVFTLVLTDFFDTVGTMTGLGKEGGLIGKDGQLPGVSKALFVDGVGAVAGGAASSSSNTVYIESAAGIAEGARTGLANVVTGLLFLAAMFLTPLYSIVPVEAAAPALVIVGALMIVQVKEIDFGDFSVALPAFLTIVVMPFTYSIANGIGAGFISYVVLRALTGRARSVHPLMWVVAAAFVVYFAIGPIQAALGH, from the coding sequence ATGGCCGCGAAGACCGGCGGTGAGGTGTCCAGGACAGGGCTGGACGGCTTCTTCAAGATCTCCGAACGCGGCTCGACGGTGGGGCGGGAGGTGCGCGGTGGCCTGGTCACGTTCGTGACCATGGCCTACATCGTCGTGCTGAACCCGCTGATCCTGGGCAGCTTCGCCGCGGACGACCCGTCGGCCAAGAAGGACGTGCTGGGCGCGATCCTGCCGGTCTCGCAGGTCGCCGCGGTCACGGCGCTGGTCGCGGGGGTGATGACCATCCTGTTCGGACTCGTCGCCAACTACCCGTTCGCGCTGGCGACCGGCCTGGGCATCAACTCGTTCGTGGCCGTCTCGCTCGCGCCGCAGATGACGTGGCCCGAGGCGATGGGGCTGGTCGTGGTGAACGGGCTGGTGGTGCTGCTGCTCGTGGTCACCGGGGTGCGGACGGCGGTGTTCAACGCGGTGCCGCCGGAGCTCAAGGCGGCGATCGCGGTCGGCATCGGCCTGTTCATCTGCTTCATCGGGCTGGTGGACGCCGGGTTCGTGCGGCGCATCCCGGACGCGGCGGGCACTACCGTCCCGGTCGGACTGGGCATCGGCGGGTCCATCGCGTCCTGGCCGACGTTCGTGTTCGTGGTGGGTCTGGTGCTGACCGGCATCCTGGTCGCGCGCAAGGTCAAGGGTGCGATCCTGATCGGCGTGCTGGCCACGACGGTGGTCGCGATCGTGGTCGAGGCGATCGCCAAGGCCGGCCCGTCGAAGGGCACCAACCCGGCCGGGTGGAACCTGGGCTACCCGGCGGTGCCCGACGAGGTCTTCGGCCTGCCGGACCTGGCCCTGCTGGGTGACGTGTCGTTCGGCGCGTGGACGCGGGTGCCCGCGCTGACCGCCGCCCTGCTGGTGTTCACGCTGGTCCTGACCGACTTCTTCGACACCGTCGGCACCATGACCGGCCTGGGCAAGGAGGGCGGCCTGATCGGCAAGGACGGCCAGCTGCCGGGCGTGAGCAAGGCGCTGTTCGTCGACGGCGTGGGCGCGGTCGCGGGTGGTGCGGCGTCCAGCTCGTCCAACACCGTCTACATCGAGTCGGCGGCCGGCATCGCCGAGGGCGCGCGGACGGGGCTGGCCAACGTGGTCACCGGGCTGCTGTTCCTCGCGGCGATGTTCCTGACCCCGCTGTACTCGATCGTGCCGGTCGAGGCGGCGGCGCCCGCGCTGGTCATCGTGGGTGCGCTGATGATCGTGCAGGTCAAGGAGATCGACTTCGGCGACTTCTCGGTGGCGCTGCCCGCGTTCCTCACGATCGTGGTCATGCCGTTCACCTACTCGATCGCCAACGGCATCGGCGCGGGCTTCATCAGCTACGTCGTGCTGCGGGCGCTGACCGGGCGGGCGCGCAGCGTCCACCCGCTGATGTGGGTGGTGGCCGCCGCGTTCGTCGTCTACTTCGCCATCGGGCCCATCCAGGCTGCTCTCGGTCACTGA
- a CDS encoding DUF2530 domain-containing protein gives MAEQTQSPPAPPPLPPRLTDPVPAIAGGTALWLLAFAAVLLFARDQTTLLWTCAAGAGLGVIGYGIFRWQRSAARRGSRTAQSGLD, from the coding sequence GTGGCCGAACAGACCCAATCGCCGCCCGCCCCACCGCCCCTGCCACCGCGGCTGACCGACCCGGTCCCCGCGATCGCCGGCGGCACGGCGCTGTGGCTGCTGGCCTTCGCGGCGGTCCTGCTCTTCGCGCGGGACCAGACCACGCTGCTGTGGACGTGCGCGGCGGGCGCGGGACTGGGCGTGATCGGCTACGGCATCTTCCGATGGCAACGATCGGCGGCCCGAAGGGGTTCGCGCACCGCCCAGTCCGGTCTGGACTAG
- a CDS encoding sacsin N-terminal ATP-binding-like domain-containing protein codes for MSRDPFGTEALRDSVLAAWRGSPTRFREDANAEEDLRLGGYRDRLLVELAQNAADAAGATPGTLRLSIVDGELRAANTGNPLTAEGVAALASLRASAKSADTVGQFGVGFAAVLAVTDAPRVVSTSGGVLFSAARTRQAVPELAEARGGDVPVLRLVWPTDEADLPPGFDTEVRLPLKVDGSRLLAEFADQVPDLLLALPGLQKVEVGDQTWQRTEEDGVVVLHGPAGEQRWRLHRVGGELPAHLVQGVEARPHWTACWAWPMDEPLDGDVLHAPTPTDEKMSLPARLIASLPVEPSRRRVLVGPAAQYVLDQAARAYPDLVLALPAIDRTSLVPLPGFPLSEVDGNLRESVLSALREASWLPLASGEWTAPKTAKVLDAPSEPLVELLEDVVPGLLDAELTLPEHAKALAALGVPRMSVAEVVEALAGIGGDPGWWHEVYDALTPLADVDSTAREEMGSLPVPLADGRLVSSPRGVYVLPADVSFDVSGLRIVHPEAAHPLLLRLGALEAGPGELLDSDALREAVKHSLDDPAMDGPDLVKTVLSLVARAGGRPWLGELALPDDHGEWRRADELALPDSPLLSVLEADAPIGVLDPDLAAEWPREVWTGVGVIDGFTVVDDTSPTEPDHDLADEGYWWDGAEEPPTRVLGIRDLDLVARDKWPEALRLMAADPVAWRAVTEPDGYTGWWLARYATLEGRPLGAWRLPDAEGLDGLYDVVPNVDVPPHVLAAAGVRTALTVLDEDDVTDLLARLGDPSRKPADALVLKVHAALAEVADSVSVEPPDRVRVLTGEAVPADDVVVLDLPWLLGVLPGDQVLAAEGHAEALAELLALPLASEEVTGEIETAGDEVVWAELGAVRLACDLLGVELPTSPVIVHDELHVVFEGESHEVSWWVEDGVPHAADTPEGLARALAWATGRWADRHTFAALIADPTPTVLLG; via the coding sequence GTGAGCCGGGACCCGTTCGGCACCGAGGCGCTGCGGGACTCGGTGCTCGCCGCCTGGCGCGGCTCGCCCACCCGGTTCCGCGAGGACGCCAACGCCGAGGAGGACCTCCGCCTCGGCGGCTACCGCGACCGCCTCCTGGTCGAGCTCGCCCAGAACGCCGCCGACGCCGCCGGCGCGACCCCCGGCACCCTCCGACTGTCCATTGTGGACGGCGAACTCCGTGCCGCCAACACCGGCAACCCGCTGACCGCGGAAGGCGTCGCCGCCCTCGCCTCCCTGCGCGCCTCGGCGAAGTCCGCCGACACGGTGGGCCAGTTCGGCGTGGGTTTCGCCGCCGTCCTGGCCGTGACCGACGCCCCGCGCGTCGTCTCGACCTCCGGCGGCGTGCTGTTCTCCGCCGCCCGCACCCGCCAGGCCGTCCCGGAGCTGGCCGAGGCACGCGGCGGTGACGTCCCGGTCCTGCGCCTGGTCTGGCCGACCGACGAAGCCGACCTGCCGCCCGGCTTCGACACCGAAGTCCGCCTTCCCCTCAAGGTCGACGGCTCCCGCCTGCTCGCCGAGTTCGCCGACCAGGTCCCGGACCTCCTGCTCGCCCTGCCCGGTCTCCAGAAGGTCGAAGTCGGCGACCAGACCTGGCAGCGCACCGAGGAAGACGGCGTGGTCGTGCTGCACGGACCGGCCGGCGAGCAGCGGTGGCGCCTGCACCGGGTCGGCGGCGAACTGCCCGCGCACCTGGTGCAGGGCGTCGAGGCCCGGCCGCACTGGACCGCCTGCTGGGCGTGGCCGATGGACGAGCCCCTGGACGGCGACGTCCTGCACGCCCCCACCCCGACCGACGAGAAGATGTCACTGCCGGCGCGGCTGATCGCGTCGCTGCCGGTGGAACCGTCCCGGCGACGCGTGCTGGTCGGCCCGGCCGCGCAGTACGTCCTCGACCAGGCCGCGCGGGCCTACCCGGACCTCGTCCTGGCCCTGCCCGCGATCGACCGCACGTCCCTCGTGCCACTGCCCGGGTTCCCGCTGTCCGAAGTGGACGGAAACCTCCGCGAGAGCGTGCTGTCCGCGCTGCGCGAGGCGTCCTGGCTGCCGCTGGCCTCCGGCGAGTGGACCGCGCCGAAGACCGCGAAGGTGCTCGACGCGCCCTCGGAGCCGCTGGTCGAGCTGCTGGAGGACGTCGTCCCCGGCCTGCTGGACGCCGAGCTGACCCTGCCCGAGCACGCGAAGGCGTTGGCGGCGCTGGGCGTCCCGCGCATGTCGGTCGCCGAGGTGGTCGAGGCGCTGGCCGGCATCGGCGGCGACCCCGGCTGGTGGCACGAGGTCTACGACGCCCTGACCCCGCTGGCCGACGTCGACTCGACCGCGCGCGAGGAGATGGGCAGCCTGCCCGTGCCGCTGGCCGACGGCCGGCTGGTCAGCTCGCCGCGCGGGGTCTACGTGCTGCCCGCGGACGTGTCGTTCGACGTGTCCGGGCTGCGGATCGTGCACCCGGAGGCCGCGCACCCGCTGCTGCTGCGCCTGGGCGCGCTGGAGGCCGGACCGGGCGAGCTGCTGGACTCCGACGCCCTGCGCGAGGCCGTCAAGCACAGCCTCGACGACCCCGCGATGGACGGCCCGGACCTGGTCAAGACCGTGTTGTCGCTGGTCGCACGGGCCGGCGGCCGACCGTGGCTGGGCGAGCTGGCCCTGCCCGACGACCACGGCGAGTGGCGCCGCGCCGACGAGCTCGCGCTGCCGGACTCGCCGCTGCTGTCCGTGCTGGAGGCCGACGCCCCGATCGGCGTGCTGGACCCGGACCTCGCCGCCGAGTGGCCGCGCGAGGTGTGGACGGGTGTCGGCGTGATCGACGGGTTCACCGTCGTGGACGACACCTCGCCCACCGAACCCGACCACGACCTGGCCGACGAGGGCTACTGGTGGGACGGCGCGGAGGAGCCGCCGACCCGCGTCCTCGGCATCCGCGACCTCGACCTGGTGGCGCGCGACAAGTGGCCGGAAGCCCTGCGCCTGATGGCCGCCGACCCGGTCGCGTGGCGGGCGGTGACCGAGCCGGACGGCTACACGGGGTGGTGGCTGGCCCGGTACGCGACGCTGGAAGGCCGCCCGCTGGGTGCGTGGCGCCTGCCCGACGCCGAGGGCTTGGACGGCCTGTACGACGTGGTCCCCAACGTCGACGTGCCGCCGCACGTGCTCGCGGCGGCGGGCGTCCGGACCGCGCTGACCGTGCTGGACGAGGACGACGTCACCGACCTGCTCGCCCGCTTGGGCGACCCGTCGCGCAAGCCCGCCGACGCCCTCGTGCTGAAGGTCCACGCGGCACTGGCGGAGGTCGCGGACTCGGTGTCGGTCGAGCCGCCGGACCGGGTGCGCGTGCTGACCGGCGAGGCCGTGCCGGCGGACGACGTGGTGGTGCTGGACCTGCCGTGGCTGCTGGGCGTGCTCCCGGGCGACCAGGTCCTGGCCGCCGAGGGTCACGCGGAGGCGTTGGCCGAACTGCTGGCCCTGCCGCTGGCGTCCGAAGAGGTCACCGGCGAGATCGAGACCGCGGGCGACGAGGTCGTGTGGGCGGAGCTGGGCGCGGTCCGACTGGCGTGCGACCTGCTCGGGGTGGAGCTGCCGACCAGCCCGGTGATCGTCCACGACGAACTGCACGTGGTGTTCGAGGGCGAGTCGCACGAGGTGTCGTGGTGGGTGGAGGACGGCGTCCCGCACGCGGCCGACACCCCCGAGGGTTTGGCGAGGGCACTGGCGTGGGCGACCGGCCGGTGGGCCGACCGCCACACCTTCGCCGCCCTCATCGCCGACCCGACGCCGACCGTCCTGTTGGGCTGA
- a CDS encoding DUF3027 domain-containing protein: MTATPTQQPDPVLADPALVDAAAVSTARAAAQEEAGAEPVGAHVGVLAEDEASVTHLFEAAHAGYRGWNWAVTVAFAGPGTPVSVSEVVLLPGDDALVAPDWVPWNERVRAGDLGVGDLLPPREDDPRLVPGYVASDDPAVEEVALEVGLGRVRVLSREGVLDAASRWHGGDFGPRSDMARSAPATCGTCGFYVRVAGSLGAAFGVCANELTPADGHVVHVEYGCGAHSEVEVEGGPAVPVADVVYDDAVLDVEVNEPAAENTPPAADAAPAAVEAAPAAVEAASAQPAAEAVPADAAPAEVAPAAVEEPAAVEEPVAETPAGSADESGR, translated from the coding sequence GTGACCGCCACGCCGACCCAGCAGCCCGATCCAGTGCTCGCCGACCCGGCGCTCGTCGACGCCGCGGCGGTGTCGACCGCCCGCGCCGCCGCGCAGGAGGAAGCGGGTGCGGAACCCGTCGGTGCGCACGTGGGCGTGCTCGCCGAGGACGAGGCGTCGGTGACCCACCTCTTCGAGGCCGCGCACGCCGGCTACCGGGGGTGGAACTGGGCGGTGACCGTCGCGTTCGCCGGACCGGGCACGCCGGTCTCGGTGTCCGAGGTGGTGCTGCTGCCCGGCGACGACGCGCTGGTCGCGCCGGACTGGGTGCCGTGGAACGAGCGTGTCCGCGCCGGCGACCTGGGTGTCGGCGACCTGCTCCCGCCGCGCGAGGACGACCCGCGGCTGGTGCCCGGGTACGTGGCCTCCGACGACCCGGCGGTCGAGGAGGTCGCGCTGGAGGTCGGCCTGGGCCGGGTGCGCGTGCTGTCCCGCGAGGGCGTGCTGGACGCGGCCTCGCGCTGGCACGGCGGCGACTTCGGCCCGCGCAGCGACATGGCCCGCAGCGCGCCGGCGACGTGTGGGACCTGCGGTTTCTACGTGCGGGTGGCGGGTTCGCTGGGTGCCGCCTTCGGGGTGTGCGCGAACGAGCTGACGCCGGCGGACGGTCACGTGGTGCACGTCGAGTACGGCTGCGGCGCGCACTCGGAGGTCGAGGTGGAGGGCGGCCCGGCGGTGCCGGTGGCCGACGTGGTCTACGACGACGCCGTCCTGGACGTCGAGGTGAACGAACCCGCCGCCGAGAACACGCCACCCGCCGCTGACGCCGCGCCAGCCGCCGTCGAAGCCGCGCCGGCTGCCGTCGAAGCCGCTTCTGCGCAGCCCGCCGCCGAAGCCGTGCCCGCTGATGCCGCGCCGGCCGAGGTCGCGCCCGCTGCCGTCGAAGAGCCCGCTGCCGTCGAAGAGCCTGTCGCCGAGACGCCCGCCGGGTCGGCGGACGAGTCCGGGCGGTGA
- a CDS encoding glutaminyl-peptide cyclotransferase, which yields MAVVLVMSAACTSTPNPPEQPTQQRRPTVEVIGTLPHDPEAFTQGLELVDGVLYEGTGLEGQSSLRRIDPATGDVQQRVDLPEDFFGEGVTVVGDRVWQLTWRNGVAIQRDKNTLQEVKRATYEGEGWGLCRDGDRLVMSDGTEELRFRDPETFAETGRVTVRRNGIPLVRINELECVGGAVWANLWQLDEVVKIDPGSGDVVATVDLSSLRPADVPASNVLNGIAAVPGSADEFLVTGKNWPTIFRVKIKAG from the coding sequence ATGGCAGTGGTTCTCGTCATGTCCGCGGCGTGCACGTCCACGCCGAACCCGCCCGAACAGCCCACCCAGCAGCGCAGACCCACGGTCGAGGTGATCGGCACGCTCCCGCACGACCCGGAGGCGTTCACCCAGGGCTTGGAGCTGGTCGACGGCGTCCTCTACGAGGGCACGGGCCTGGAGGGGCAGTCGAGCCTGCGCCGCATCGACCCGGCGACCGGGGACGTCCAGCAGCGCGTGGACCTGCCCGAGGACTTCTTCGGCGAGGGCGTGACCGTGGTCGGCGACCGGGTCTGGCAGCTCACCTGGCGCAACGGCGTCGCCATCCAGCGCGACAAGAACACCCTCCAAGAGGTGAAACGCGCCACGTACGAGGGCGAGGGCTGGGGCCTGTGCCGCGACGGCGACCGGCTGGTGATGAGCGACGGCACCGAGGAGCTGCGGTTCCGCGACCCGGAGACGTTCGCCGAGACGGGCCGGGTGACGGTCCGGCGCAACGGCATCCCGCTGGTCCGGATCAACGAGCTGGAGTGCGTCGGCGGCGCGGTGTGGGCGAACCTGTGGCAGCTCGACGAGGTCGTCAAGATCGACCCGGGGTCCGGGGACGTGGTGGCGACGGTCGACCTCAGCTCCCTGCGGCCGGCGGACGTGCCGGCGTCGAACGTCCTCAACGGCATCGCGGCCGTGCCGGGGAGCGCGGACGAGTTCCTGGTCACGGGCAAGAACTGGCCGACGATCTTCCGGGTGAAGATCAAGGCAGGGTGA
- a CDS encoding Lrp/AsnC family transcriptional regulator, with amino-acid sequence MNALDDVDRRLLEQLQQDSGRTLHELGELVGLSPSAVQRRITRYRDSGLLTREVAVLDGTRLGGLLAVVLVVLERESHAHHRAFAERMRATPEVQQCYELAGRWDYLVVLSVTDMARCREVGDELFQRDDNVKRYETMPVFDAVKTGLALTVP; translated from the coding sequence GTGAACGCCCTGGACGACGTCGACCGTCGCCTGCTGGAGCAGCTCCAGCAGGACTCCGGGCGCACCCTGCACGAACTGGGTGAGCTGGTCGGCCTGTCCCCGAGCGCGGTGCAGCGGCGGATCACCCGGTACCGGGACTCCGGGCTGCTGACCCGCGAGGTCGCGGTGCTGGACGGCACGCGGCTGGGCGGGCTGCTCGCCGTCGTGCTGGTGGTGCTGGAGCGGGAGTCCCACGCCCACCACCGGGCGTTCGCCGAGCGCATGCGTGCCACGCCCGAGGTGCAGCAGTGCTACGAGCTGGCCGGCCGCTGGGACTACCTGGTGGTGCTGTCGGTCACCGACATGGCCCGCTGCCGCGAGGTCGGGGACGAGCTGTTCCAGCGCGACGACAACGTCAAGCGCTACGAGACGATGCCGGTCTTCGACGCCGTCAAGACCGGCCTGGCCCTCACCGTGCCCTGA
- a CDS encoding threonine ammonia-lyase, with translation MDIDLDNIARAAEIIDPVFRDTPQYVDEQLCAALGRRVLVKVETTNPLRSFKGRGADFLASTLPAGQPVVCASAGNFGQAVAYAGRNHGFPVEVFVSDRAVPDKVRRMRLLGAVVHEVPGDFTGAKAVARAHAAETGAVFVEDGREPAVCEGAGTIAVELLRAGVSLDSVVVPLGDGALITGMARWLKHHSPHTRVVGVCAEGAPALAHAWAGRVWDGPVWDGPVDTIADGIAVRVPVPESVTRVRELVDDVVLVSDDAIRAAADLALRTLGLVLEPAGAAGLAGLVAHDLPGETTATVLTGSNV, from the coding sequence GTGGACATCGACCTGGACAACATCGCCCGCGCCGCCGAGATCATCGACCCCGTCTTCCGCGACACCCCCCAGTACGTGGACGAACAGCTGTGCGCCGCGCTGGGCCGCCGGGTGCTGGTGAAGGTGGAGACGACCAACCCGCTGCGCAGCTTCAAGGGCAGAGGAGCCGACTTCCTGGCCTCGACGCTGCCCGCCGGGCAGCCGGTGGTGTGCGCGTCGGCGGGCAACTTCGGCCAGGCCGTGGCGTACGCCGGGCGCAACCACGGTTTCCCGGTGGAGGTGTTCGTGTCCGACCGGGCCGTGCCGGACAAGGTGCGCCGGATGCGGCTGCTGGGCGCGGTCGTGCACGAGGTGCCGGGCGACTTCACCGGGGCGAAGGCGGTGGCGCGGGCCCACGCCGCCGAGACCGGCGCGGTGTTCGTCGAGGACGGGCGGGAGCCGGCGGTGTGCGAGGGGGCGGGGACGATCGCGGTCGAGCTGCTGCGGGCGGGGGTGTCGTTGGACAGCGTGGTCGTGCCGCTCGGGGACGGGGCGTTGATCACCGGCATGGCGCGGTGGCTCAAGCACCACTCGCCGCACACGCGGGTGGTCGGGGTGTGCGCGGAGGGTGCGCCCGCGTTGGCGCACGCGTGGGCTGGGCGGGTGTGGGACGGGCCGGTGTGGGACGGGCCGGTCGACACGATCGCCGATGGCATCGCGGTGCGGGTGCCGGTGCCGGAGTCGGTGACCCGGGTGAGGGAACTCGTGGACGACGTCGTGTTGGTGTCCGACGACGCGATCCGGGCGGCGGCCGACCTCGCGTTGCGGACGCTCGGGCTGGTGCTGGAGCCGGCGGGGGCGGCGGGGCTGGCCGGGCTGGTGGCGCACGACCTCCCGGGCGAGACCACCGCCACCGTGCTCACCGGGAGCAATGTGTGA